The following coding sequences lie in one Saccopteryx bilineata isolate mSacBil1 chromosome X, mSacBil1_pri_phased_curated, whole genome shotgun sequence genomic window:
- the RBBP7 gene encoding histone-binding protein RBBP7 isoform X1, translated as MASKEMFEDTVEERVINEEYKIWKKNTPFLYDLVMTHALQWPSLTVQWLPEVTKPEGKDYALHWLVLGTHTSDEQNHLVVARVHIPNDDAQFDASHCDSEKGEFGGFGSVTGKIECEIKINHEGEVNRARYMPQNPHIIATKTPSSDVLVFDYTKHPAKPDPSGECNPDLRLRGHQKEGYGLSWNSNLSGHLLSASDDHTVCLWDINAGPKEGKIVDAKAIFTGHSAVVEDVAWHLLHESLFGSVADDQKLMIWDTRSNTTSKPSHLVDAHTAEVNCLSFNPYSEFILATGSADKTVALWDLRNLKLKLHTFESHKDEIFQVHWSPHNETILASSGTDRRLNVWDLSKIGEEQSAEDAEDGPPELLFIHGGHTAKISDFSWNPNEPWVICSVSEDNIMQIWQMAENIYNDEESDVTTSELEGQGS; from the exons ATGGCGAGTAAAGAGA TGTTCGAAGATACTGTGGAAGAGCGTGTCATCAACGAGGAGTATAAGATCTGGAAGAAGAACACACCGTTTCTGTATGACCTGGTTATGACCCATGCTCTTCAGTGGCCGAGTCTTACTGTTCAGTGGCTTCCTGAAGTGACTAA acCGGAAGGAAAGGATTATGCCCTTCATTGGCTAGTGCTGGGGACTCACACATCTGATGAGCAGAATCATCTCGTGGTTGCTCGAGTCCATATTCCGAACGATGATGCACAGTTTGATGCTTCCCACTGTGACAGTGAGAAGGGTG AATTTGGTGGCTTTGGTTCTGTAACAGGAAAAATTGAATgtgaaattaaaatcaatcatGAAGGAGAAGTGAACCGTGCTCGTTACATGCCGCAGAACCCTCACATCATCGCTACAAAAACACCCTCCTCTGATGTGCTGGTGTTTGACTACACAAAGCACCCTGCTAAACCAG ACCCAAGTGGAGAATGTAATCCTGATCTCAGGTTAAGAGGCCACCAAAAGGAAGGCTACGGTCTTTCCTGGAATTCGAATTTGAGTGGACATCTGCTGAGTGCATCCGACGACCAC ACTGTGTGTCTGTGGGATATAAATGCAGGACCAAAGGAAGGCAAGATCGTGGATGCGAAAGCCATCTTCACTGGCCACTCAGCCGTTGTTGAGGACGTGGCCTGGCACCTCCTGCATGAGTCGCTGTTTGGCTCGGTCGCCGATGATCAGAAACTTATGAT ATGGGACACCAGGTCCAATACCACCTCCAAGCCGAGCCACCTGGTGGATGCGCACACAGCCGAAGTCAATTGCCTGTCATTCAATCCTTACAGCGAGTTCATTCTCGCAACTGGCTCTGCAGATAAG acTGTAGCTTTATGGGATCTGCGTAATTTAAAGCTGAAACTTCATACCTTTGAATCTCATAAAGATGAAATTTTCCAG GTCCACTGGTCTCCACATAACGAAACTATTCTGGCTTCAAGTGGTACTGATCGCCGCCTGAATGTGTGGGATTTAAG CAAAATCGGAGAAGAGCAGTCAGCGGAAGATGCAGAGGATGGGCCCCCTGAACTGCTG TTTATTCATGGAGGACACACCGCCAAGATATCAGACTTTAGCTGGAACCCCAATGAGCCATGGGTCATTTGCTCAGTGTCTGAGGATAACATCATGCAGATATGGCAAATG gctgaaaatatttacaatgatgaAGAGTCTGATGTCACAACATCGGAACTGGAGGGGCAAGGATCTTAA
- the RBBP7 gene encoding histone-binding protein RBBP7 isoform X2, with protein sequence MASKEMFEDTVEERVINEEYKIWKKNTPFLYDLVMTHALQWPSLTVQWLPEVTKPEGKDYALHWLVLGTHTSDEQNHLVVARVHIPNDDAQFDASHCDSEKGGKIECEIKINHEGEVNRARYMPQNPHIIATKTPSSDVLVFDYTKHPAKPDPSGECNPDLRLRGHQKEGYGLSWNSNLSGHLLSASDDHTVCLWDINAGPKEGKIVDAKAIFTGHSAVVEDVAWHLLHESLFGSVADDQKLMIWDTRSNTTSKPSHLVDAHTAEVNCLSFNPYSEFILATGSADKTVALWDLRNLKLKLHTFESHKDEIFQVHWSPHNETILASSGTDRRLNVWDLSKIGEEQSAEDAEDGPPELLFIHGGHTAKISDFSWNPNEPWVICSVSEDNIMQIWQMAENIYNDEESDVTTSELEGQGS encoded by the exons ATGGCGAGTAAAGAGA TGTTCGAAGATACTGTGGAAGAGCGTGTCATCAACGAGGAGTATAAGATCTGGAAGAAGAACACACCGTTTCTGTATGACCTGGTTATGACCCATGCTCTTCAGTGGCCGAGTCTTACTGTTCAGTGGCTTCCTGAAGTGACTAA acCGGAAGGAAAGGATTATGCCCTTCATTGGCTAGTGCTGGGGACTCACACATCTGATGAGCAGAATCATCTCGTGGTTGCTCGAGTCCATATTCCGAACGATGATGCACAGTTTGATGCTTCCCACTGTGACAGTGAGAAGGGTG GAAAAATTGAATgtgaaattaaaatcaatcatGAAGGAGAAGTGAACCGTGCTCGTTACATGCCGCAGAACCCTCACATCATCGCTACAAAAACACCCTCCTCTGATGTGCTGGTGTTTGACTACACAAAGCACCCTGCTAAACCAG ACCCAAGTGGAGAATGTAATCCTGATCTCAGGTTAAGAGGCCACCAAAAGGAAGGCTACGGTCTTTCCTGGAATTCGAATTTGAGTGGACATCTGCTGAGTGCATCCGACGACCAC ACTGTGTGTCTGTGGGATATAAATGCAGGACCAAAGGAAGGCAAGATCGTGGATGCGAAAGCCATCTTCACTGGCCACTCAGCCGTTGTTGAGGACGTGGCCTGGCACCTCCTGCATGAGTCGCTGTTTGGCTCGGTCGCCGATGATCAGAAACTTATGAT ATGGGACACCAGGTCCAATACCACCTCCAAGCCGAGCCACCTGGTGGATGCGCACACAGCCGAAGTCAATTGCCTGTCATTCAATCCTTACAGCGAGTTCATTCTCGCAACTGGCTCTGCAGATAAG acTGTAGCTTTATGGGATCTGCGTAATTTAAAGCTGAAACTTCATACCTTTGAATCTCATAAAGATGAAATTTTCCAG GTCCACTGGTCTCCACATAACGAAACTATTCTGGCTTCAAGTGGTACTGATCGCCGCCTGAATGTGTGGGATTTAAG CAAAATCGGAGAAGAGCAGTCAGCGGAAGATGCAGAGGATGGGCCCCCTGAACTGCTG TTTATTCATGGAGGACACACCGCCAAGATATCAGACTTTAGCTGGAACCCCAATGAGCCATGGGTCATTTGCTCAGTGTCTGAGGATAACATCATGCAGATATGGCAAATG gctgaaaatatttacaatgatgaAGAGTCTGATGTCACAACATCGGAACTGGAGGGGCAAGGATCTTAA